One stretch of Amblyraja radiata isolate CabotCenter1 chromosome 9, sAmbRad1.1.pri, whole genome shotgun sequence DNA includes these proteins:
- the cdkn3 gene encoding LOW QUALITY PROTEIN: cyclin-dependent kinase inhibitor 3 (The sequence of the model RefSeq protein was modified relative to this genomic sequence to represent the inferred CDS: substituted 2 bases at 2 genomic stop codons) has product MRASEFDLQLKILRKSTQYHSKSHEDLRSYNVQNVFVLCTKGEMVKYRVPGLLESYRQKGFTVNHYPFPDGSVPDIASCWKILEELRICLENDKTTLIQAVDVVYMDFKLVCKDLLCFIRELQNKSGSYLFVXXQYNYLHDFRDNVATYLATKEDSAGRSVSR; this is encoded by the exons ATGAGGGCAAGTGAATTTGATCTTCAGTTGAAGATTTTGAGGAAGAGCACTCAATACCACTCCAAGTCTCATG AGGACCTCAGGAGCTACAATGTGCAAAATGTGTTTGTGCTCTGCACCAAGGGAGAAATGGTGAAGTACAGGGTTCCAGGCTTGTTAGAATCCTACCGGCAGAAGGGATTCACGGTGAATCACTATCCTTTTCCTGATGGAAGTGTTCCAGATATTGCTAGCTGTTGGAAAATTCTGGAAGAGTTGAGAATCTGCTTGGAAAATGACAAGACGACCCTTATCCA agctgtagatgttgtgtacatggacttca AGCTTGTGTGTAAGGATTTACTGTGTTTTATTAGAGAGCTGCAAAATAAATCAGgttcttatttgtttgtttgataGCAATACAACTACTTACATGATTTTCGGGATAATGTGGCAACGTACTTGGCAACAAAGGAAGACTCAGCAGGCCGCTCAGTGTCGAGATAA